CTTCGATATGACTCGTCGTGATCCCTTTATGGCTAAGCACCACTTAAACATGAGGCTAGGAAACCAATCATACAGTAGAAAGTATGACAATTCCATCCCCAACAGGAAGAAATCATTCAACGAGAAGTAAAACGACTTCTACAAGCTGGGTTTATACAAGAAAAGTCAATATATAGAATGGCTAGCCAATATCGTCGTGGTcctaaagaaaatcaagaaatggAGGGTTTGCATAAACTACACAAATTTGAACGAGGCTTGTCCAAAAGACTACTTCCCATTGCCTAAAATCGATCACATTGTAGACACTAGATTGCTTATCAACTAGATAATCAATTTAACATCATGCATATCACCCAATTGCATTTGAGTATTAATAGAGATGTAAGTAAACCGACTAAACCGGTCCAAAAAAATCTTGACAAGATGCCAATTGAGCCCGATACGATCCTAACCCAGAGGTTGGGGTGAGGATATTTTTGTAGGATTCTTTTTGTGTTCAATCTAATTTGAAGCTTGACCCCTTGGGTCTAGCCCGACCCTTTGCTTAAAATCCCCCATATTCACCACCCCGCAAACACTATCACCGATTCACCACCTTAACACCATCAAGACATTAAGGCAAAGAATTGTTAAAAGTTATGTAGTGATACGAGTTGAggatgacaatgataataatgatgTGCAACCATATATACATATACCTGTGTTATTAAATTCacttttgtaattataatttaattttatgtatacCATTTAATATTATAGTATAGAAATTTGTAATTGTAATTAcaatttctaatcaaattaatagGGTATTTCAAATAATCAAAGTTATTGCATACTTATAATATAATgcaaaaatatttatcatagaCATGTTTATCTATCTTGGATTATAAAtctcttagtttattttttaattttcaatagaTTTATTGAACAATATgtaaatggaatttaaaattaaaaaaaaaaaataaaaatcacactTACTTTTAGACCCAAAGCCTGACAAGTGACGAGGCTTGGGGCCAAATGCAGAATGGACCCAAGTCGACCCAAAATCATCTCTTCCGAAAACCCGCTCGAGCTGACCCAAATCTGAAAATTCTGGTTTCAACAGAGCCCAACAGGTGGGGGTAAAATGGTCTTTTCTTACctggattttcattttccttgccATCCCATTCAAAAGATTAATAGATTAATCTATAATTGCTTAATGATAAAGATTTTTACCACTGCTCATACCTTATATATGAGTAATGTTTAGGGTgaataacaatataaaaattataaaaataaataaactcaaacAAAGGAATCCATCTCAACCAATATAGATAGATAGGACACCCAGTGAGACAGCACTCCAGGGAACCATACTAACAAAATGtcaacattaaaattttataagcaACAATTTGATATAGTTATCAGTAGTATCATTCTCTGCAGTCTATCTCGAAAAATTGCATCACCAAAAGCTGCAAAAATCTAAAACAGGCATACCCAAAGGCCATTATCGAAACAAGGAAAAAGTTTTTGAGGTTCTTCACTTAAGCCGCAGCACCAGCACCCTTGCCTTTCTTCCTCTGAATCTTCCTCGTGTAGAACTCCAACTCCTTGCCTTCCAAAATGTATCTACCAAAAGAATGAGAATACACAAACCAAAGTAAAACATACTGAACAGGGAGTAACAAGGGCAATGCACTACAAATTTTTTGGCCTAGCTTAAGCTTACCCATCGGCTCTCCCACATTGACCGGGACGAGAGGAAATGCAGGCCAGCAACCTACCAGAACTGAACTGCTCCTCAATGTGGGGATCAAGTTTACGATCTGCTTGACGCTTCTCAAGCTTCCTCAGGACATGGCTACTCTTCTTAGTTTCCTCAACTGGAGCTTCTCCCTCCTGCTAGccattaccaaaaatattattatcaaataagaaAGTCAATTGGCAGCAAACGATTTCACTACTTTGGGGGAATATAGAATAACTATACCATAAGCAAGTAGGGAAGAAACATTCAAGAATAAAGTCAGGCAGCAGAAAAATGAGAAGAGGAAATTACATTATcattgtcaatttttttagttagtCTAAAAACTAGGTCATTTAAACTTGATGAAATTGCTCAGTCCATTCACGATGCCAGTAAGATTGAAAATTCTAACAACCAAAACAAGTTTAggttaaataactaaataataaacaaaataaagctGAGTTGCTCAAATATCAATAATCTCGGAGAGACAATGCAGGGCAAAAACAAATAGTCAGTTATTGAATCCACATTAAACAGTGAGAGCAGATCAATATGGGGAAAGAAGAGAATGCACTGGAGTATAAGCCAGGTCATATTCAGGATATTTGTCCCATAAGAGACATCTTTTAAATTTCAGTATGAAACATTATCTAACAAAAAAAGCTTCGTACTCATGGGAAAATTTTGGTGAGGAAGGAACTAGTGAGATAAACAGGACAGCTAATAGAGTACAAAAAGGTAACAGATAcataattacaaatttataaacctaaataATAACATAAGCAATCATGCTCATGCAAACAAACTTCTGAAACAGTAAAGCTACTAAAGAAAGTGACAATACTCAGAAAGCTAAATTAAAGCTGTGATGTAGAATATCTAATGGGAATCGAAGAAAAATAAACTCATTCTCATTAATAAGTAAAACATCCACAGCCCACATTAAGTCAAAGTATCTAATCTATACTGATTTCAGGAGGTTTAGTTTTCAATTCAGATCAGTTTCAGGTAGACAGTGCCAGCTGAAGTGGGTCCATCTAAAATTCTTGACTGAACAATAACTAACCTGAAGCCTATTATTCACCAGCTCCAGGTTTCtatattataacaattttttcaaaagaaaaaaaaatatataacaactTTCTACAAGCATTTGCAAAGAGCAGTCAAAAGAAAACAGAACCTCCAATCATCATTAAAATTTACGTATAGATAATGgcaatagaaaatattttcaattaatatcaCCTCAGTAGTTTCCTTCTTAGCTGCTGCCTTCTTCTTCCTACCAATATCTACACCATAATGCTGGAGGTACCACTGCTTAAATGGGGCTGCATCCACCTGAACAATTGCACTCTTCACTAGAGTTTGCGTCCTGACAAGTTCATTGTTTGAAGCATTGTAAACGACATCAAGAATACGAGTTTTACGAGTGACAGCCTCGCTACCCCATGAGTAATTCCCAGTGTCCAATCTAAGGGCCCTCCATTTCACATTGCCTCCTCTAACACGTACTCTCCTTACTGTTTTGTTGCTTGAGAGCTTAGTGTTTGCAGGCTGGCGACCAAGTTCATACCTTCAAAACAAAGTGAGCAAATAAGCATGAAGCATAGAACTGAACTGAGAAATTACAACAAATCCGCAGCCCCAGCATTATACACATACACAAGGTCCAGTTAAAATAGGTTCATCATCTTAACAACCCAATGGAAGTGAGcctaataaaaatttcaaaggcAATATAACCAAACCACATGTTCACCCTCATTAATAATCTTCTCTCTATTCACCCTTGTTTCTCTTTTCGTTTCTTGCAACTgattaatacaaaatttttgGGTGGGCTTATCTAAGAGAGCAAATTCAACACAATCCATTCAAAATAACTCAAGCCATTTTCCAGAATCAAtctttttagtaaaatattcaACAGAGAGCTCtacattttgaaaatgttgaccATTCCTGACCAGATACTGACAACTCTAACCTTCCAGTTCACAGTCATAATATGCTGACAAAAACTCACAATGATGAAGTAAACATTCAGTAAAGCAAGAAGATTGAATAGCAGATGACTCAGGAAAAGGGAACTAaactgagaaagaaaaaaaacaagagaactATTGGAAACATACATACACAAACACACATTATTTAAAGCTTGCAAGCTTGAGATTCAAAAAGCTTAGGTGTTATTTGGATACACTTTTTTGCTTTccgtttttgaaaacaaaaaatgattgcttttcctttttaaaaaacaaaaaatgatattaaatccTATATAAATGTAAGAATTCTTTGAGACTCACCATGGaagataatgaattttaaaaaccgcttaaaaaattgaggtattaaaataaattaccacaaattttaaaattttttaagtaatttcagGACATAAGATAAGtccatactttttatataagaattactAT
Above is a genomic segment from Vitis riparia cultivar Riparia Gloire de Montpellier isolate 1030 chromosome 7, EGFV_Vit.rip_1.0, whole genome shotgun sequence containing:
- the LOC117919370 gene encoding 40S ribosomal protein S8, which produces MGISRDSMHKRRATGGKKKAWRKKRKYELGRQPANTKLSSNKTVRRVRVRGGNVKWRALRLDTGNYSWGSEAVTRKTRILDVVYNASNNELVRTQTLVKSAIVQVDAAPFKQWYLQHYGVDIGRKKKAAAKKETTEEGEAPVEETKKSSHVLRKLEKRQADRKLDPHIEEQFSSGRLLACISSRPGQCGRADGYILEGKELEFYTRKIQRKKGKGAGAAA